The following coding sequences are from one Deinococcus aerophilus window:
- a CDS encoding HRDC domain-containing protein, with product MTDSRHSRPDARLVRLHAERGDPHARLAGALAALEGAEWGLLLPGEAALARQLAAMLGQGTLRVDSRLRLNRDLLAVAGLAAAPLDGDWRGARGVWLLEPEAADLERARRAGVRVIADATLAPGGGWLQAGADLIVYRDGATLTGHGDVPLAVLFGAGQTPDPVTSPPSELSVALALRDVATLPLRLARAARTVAALTDRLGGAAQPAGPTALLLAPDAAPDTDQPLGGVLAATRSVPAGVLLTPGLEEPDAALALLERMAHGAVSDGPSQGDAGEGDARKEDHTPAQGAPETPRREHGEPRSGRRDDRRDRGGRRDSRPDGRRGDFRREDQPDQTDRPSEPDAPARPAPERFVFESSPDASAAPEQPAEAESMVPSSAEEIWEPEIVYSDLSHPPVRLPTPISSGPDSSTLEAGVPDVRHQADHSPGEEPDAPREKEEGRRGRAQRTGQRAEQRTEPTYDAAPADETPVVLPPDLPAAREDPATDLTDEQAAVYARLREWRNAEAKRQEISRFIVASNATLAEIARRVPYTEADLKAVKGMGPERLRKYGEKILEVVRG from the coding sequence ATGACTGATTCCAGACATTCGCGTCCCGATGCCCGACTGGTGCGCCTGCACGCCGAACGCGGCGATCCGCACGCCCGACTCGCGGGGGCGCTCGCGGCGCTGGAAGGAGCGGAGTGGGGGCTGCTGCTGCCCGGCGAGGCGGCGTTGGCCCGGCAACTGGCCGCCATGCTGGGTCAGGGCACGCTGCGGGTGGATTCCCGCCTGCGCCTGAACCGCGACCTGCTGGCGGTGGCCGGCCTCGCCGCCGCGCCGCTGGACGGCGACTGGCGCGGAGCGCGCGGAGTGTGGCTGCTGGAACCCGAGGCCGCCGACCTGGAGCGAGCCCGCCGCGCCGGGGTGCGCGTGATCGCCGACGCCACCCTGGCACCGGGGGGAGGCTGGCTGCAGGCGGGGGCAGACCTGATCGTGTACCGCGACGGGGCAACTCTGACCGGGCACGGCGATGTGCCGCTGGCCGTGCTGTTTGGTGCGGGGCAAACTCCTGACCCGGTGACCAGTCCGCCCAGTGAGCTGAGCGTGGCGCTGGCCCTGCGTGACGTGGCCACCCTGCCGCTGCGGCTGGCCCGCGCCGCCCGCACCGTGGCGGCCCTGACCGACCGCCTGGGCGGGGCGGCCCAGCCGGCCGGACCCACCGCGCTGTTGCTCGCCCCCGACGCCGCACCCGATACCGATCAGCCGCTGGGCGGGGTCCTCGCGGCCACCCGCAGTGTGCCTGCCGGAGTGCTGCTGACGCCGGGCCTGGAAGAGCCGGACGCGGCCCTGGCCCTGCTGGAGCGCATGGCGCACGGCGCGGTGAGCGACGGCCCAAGCCAAGGAGACGCAGGCGAAGGAGACGCTCGCAAGGAGGACCACACCCCGGCCCAGGGCGCACCAGAGACGCCCCGCCGTGAGCACGGGGAGCCCCGTTCTGGCCGCCGGGACGACCGCCGGGACCGCGGTGGGCGGCGCGACTCCAGGCCGGACGGACGGCGCGGCGACTTCCGCCGTGAGGACCAGCCCGACCAGACCGATCGGCCCAGCGAGCCCGACGCCCCTGCCCGTCCGGCTCCTGAACGGTTCGTGTTCGAGTCCTCCCCGGACGCCAGCGCCGCGCCGGAGCAGCCGGCAGAGGCCGAGTCGATGGTGCCCAGCTCCGCCGAGGAGATCTGGGAGCCAGAGATCGTCTACAGCGACCTGAGCCACCCGCCGGTGCGGCTGCCCACCCCGATCAGCTCCGGTCCGGATTCCAGCACCCTGGAGGCGGGCGTGCCGGACGTGCGCCATCAGGCCGACCACAGCCCCGGCGAAGAGCCTGACGCCCCCAGAGAAAAGGAGGAGGGCCGCAGGGGGCGGGCGCAGCGCACAGGGCAACGCGCAGAGCAGCGCACAGAACCGACCTACGACGCTGCTCCGGCAGACGAAACCCCGGTGGTGCTGCCTCCCGACCTGCCCGCCGCCCGCGAAGACCCCGCCACCGACCTGACCGACGAACAGGCTGCCGTTTACGCGCGCCTGCGCGAGTGGCGCAACGCCGAGGCCAAGCGCCAGGAAATCAGCCGCTTTATCGTGGCGAGCAATGCCACCCTGGCCGAGATCGCCCGCCGCGTGCCGTACACGGAGGCGGACCTGAAGGCGGTCAAGGGCATGGGGCCCGAGCGGCTGCGCAAGTACGGCGAAAAGATTCTGGAAGTGGTGCGGGGGTAA
- a CDS encoding FecCD family ABC transporter permease, which translates to MLVALLLLAVVLGTGLGSVTIAPGEVLGALWCGLSRPLTGAELAGNDVIVWQIRLPRVMMGVLVGASLSVCGGAFQGVFRNPLADPYLLGVASGSALGATVAIVAGWPRALIPVTALLMALAAVAITLALAREGRRFPPTRLILAGVVVGSVLSAATTALILRGEDRARQVLAYTLGDLGFSGWHDVLTVLPYATLGCGALLLLARALDTLQLGDLTARSLGVPVERLRLIVVLAASVATAGAVAYVGVIGFVGLIVPHMVRLAFGAGHRTLLPLSALLGGSLLVFADLLARTTPLSQVGIVTTLLGGPFFLWLLRRERGA; encoded by the coding sequence CTGCTGGTCGCCCTGCTGCTGCTCGCCGTGGTGCTCGGGACCGGACTGGGCAGCGTGACCATCGCGCCGGGTGAGGTGCTGGGAGCGCTGTGGTGTGGGCTGAGCCGGCCCCTGACCGGCGCAGAACTCGCCGGCAACGACGTGATCGTGTGGCAGATCCGCCTGCCGCGCGTGATGATGGGGGTGCTCGTAGGAGCGAGCCTGTCGGTGTGCGGCGGGGCCTTTCAGGGCGTATTCCGCAACCCGCTGGCCGATCCCTACCTGCTGGGGGTGGCGAGCGGCTCGGCGCTGGGGGCCACAGTTGCCATCGTGGCGGGCTGGCCGCGCGCGCTGATTCCGGTCACGGCGCTGCTCATGGCACTGGCCGCGGTGGCGATCACCCTGGCCCTGGCCCGCGAGGGCCGGCGTTTTCCGCCCACCCGCCTGATCCTGGCCGGGGTGGTGGTGGGCAGCGTCCTGAGCGCCGCCACGACCGCCCTGATCCTGCGCGGCGAGGACCGGGCGCGGCAGGTGCTCGCGTATACCCTGGGGGACCTGGGCTTCAGCGGCTGGCACGATGTGCTGACGGTGCTGCCCTACGCCACGCTGGGCTGCGGCGCCCTGCTGCTGCTTGCCCGCGCGCTGGACACCCTGCAGCTCGGGGACCTGACTGCCCGCTCGCTGGGCGTGCCGGTCGAGCGGCTGCGCCTGATCGTGGTGCTCGCCGCAAGCGTCGCCACGGCGGGCGCGGTGGCCTATGTGGGCGTGATCGGCTTCGTGGGGTTGATCGTGCCGCACATGGTCCGGCTGGCCTTCGGCGCGGGACACCGCACCCTGCTGCCGCTCTCCGCGCTGCTTGGCGGTTCGCTGCTCGTCTTCGCCGACCTGCTCGCGCGCACCACGCCGCTGTCGCAGGTGGGCATCGTGACCACGCTGCTCGGCGGCCCGTTCTTCCTGTGGCTGCTGCGGCGGGAGAGGGGGGCGTGA
- a CDS encoding ABC transporter substrate-binding protein: MKALLTLSISVMTLAAAGAAGATSYPLTLTDDLGRTVTLRAEPQRIVSLLPSDTETLCAIGACSKLVGVDDYSDYPQQVTKLPKVGGLYDPKIEAIVALRPDLVLVSKYGKLEGPLSQAGITVIAVNPETYEEVFTKTLTLGRIVGRETQAKNLVTQMRRDIARVEILTKNAVRKPTAYLEIDPTPYSVGPNSFMGVLLTKAGARNIIPASMGDFPKVDPEFIVKANPQLILGVDRKTAAARPGWSTLAAVKSGQTLDLPGDLGQLLSRPGPRLPQALLGLAKIVHPELFK; the protein is encoded by the coding sequence ATGAAAGCTTTGCTGACCCTTTCCATTTCTGTGATGACCCTGGCCGCGGCCGGGGCGGCGGGCGCCACCAGCTATCCCCTGACCCTCACCGACGACCTGGGGCGGACCGTGACGTTGCGGGCCGAGCCGCAGCGCATCGTGAGCCTGCTGCCCAGCGACACCGAGACGCTGTGCGCCATCGGAGCCTGCAGCAAACTGGTCGGCGTGGACGACTACAGCGACTACCCGCAGCAGGTGACCAAGCTGCCCAAGGTGGGCGGTCTGTACGATCCCAAGATCGAGGCCATCGTGGCGCTCAGGCCCGATCTGGTCCTGGTCAGCAAGTACGGCAAGCTGGAAGGACCGCTGTCGCAGGCGGGCATCACCGTGATCGCCGTGAATCCCGAGACCTACGAGGAGGTCTTCACCAAGACGCTGACGCTGGGCCGGATCGTGGGCCGCGAGACGCAGGCCAAGAACTTGGTCACGCAGATGCGCCGCGACATTGCGCGGGTGGAGATCCTGACCAAGAACGCGGTCCGCAAACCCACCGCCTACCTGGAAATCGATCCCACGCCGTACAGCGTCGGCCCCAACTCGTTCATGGGGGTGCTGCTCACCAAGGCAGGGGCGCGCAACATCATCCCCGCGAGTATGGGCGACTTTCCCAAGGTGGACCCCGAGTTCATCGTGAAGGCCAATCCGCAGCTGATTCTGGGCGTGGACCGCAAGACCGCCGCCGCCCGCCCCGGCTGGAGCACGCTGGCCGCCGTCAAGTCCGGTCAGACCCTGGACCTGCCCGGCGATCTGGGCCAGCTTCTGTCGCGTCCTGGCCCCCGGCTGCCGCAGGCGCTGCTAGGACTCGCGAAGATCGTCCATCCGGAACTGTTCAAGTAA
- the xseB gene encoding exodeoxyribonuclease VII small subunit yields MGTESPTPSYREAYARLSRIAAELESGDADLDRVLPLLEEAREAYAQCRERIEAVRAVLAGDWADGPRTVEDAGTGDTDPDDPEE; encoded by the coding sequence ATGGGCACCGAATCCCCGACCCCCTCCTACCGCGAGGCCTACGCGCGGCTGTCGCGCATCGCCGCTGAACTGGAAAGCGGCGATGCGGACCTCGACCGCGTGCTGCCGCTGCTGGAAGAGGCCCGCGAGGCCTACGCACAGTGCCGCGAGCGCATTGAGGCGGTGCGCGCCGTGCTCGCCGGCGACTGGGCCGACGGGCCCCGGACGGTGGAAGACGCCGGCACCGGGGACACCGACCCGGACGACCCGGAGGAATAA
- a CDS encoding lysophospholipid acyltransferase family protein yields MSDAAQSDSTGTAAPVPGRAVPHAPEGRRRPEPAPPHVNPLVYRAVVAVTYLPVVFSGAHLEVHGREHVPPPGTPLVIASNHRSNLDPFLVARALPPGRFLQFMAKKELFVPVIGHIISAGGSFPVDRTGNDLAAVRMAVRILKGNGTVGIFPQGTRGGAALQGGVALIAARGRAPILPAGISRDGDRWIVRFGEPISAQGGIKAVTGELGERLLELAQPVGDRL; encoded by the coding sequence ATGAGCGACGCCGCCCAGTCCGATTCCACAGGCACCGCCGCCCCGGTCCCCGGTCGCGCGGTTCCGCACGCACCGGAGGGCAGGCGACGCCCGGAACCCGCCCCTCCCCACGTCAATCCGCTGGTGTACCGCGCAGTGGTGGCGGTGACCTATCTGCCGGTGGTCTTCAGCGGCGCGCATCTGGAAGTCCACGGGCGCGAGCACGTGCCCCCGCCCGGAACCCCGCTGGTGATCGCCTCCAACCACCGCTCGAACCTGGATCCCTTTCTGGTGGCACGCGCGCTGCCGCCGGGCCGGTTCCTGCAGTTCATGGCCAAAAAGGAACTGTTCGTGCCGGTCATCGGGCACATCATCAGTGCCGGGGGCAGCTTTCCGGTGGACCGCACCGGCAACGATTTGGCCGCCGTGCGCATGGCCGTGCGGATCCTCAAGGGCAACGGCACGGTGGGCATCTTTCCGCAGGGCACGCGCGGCGGCGCGGCGCTGCAGGGCGGTGTGGCCCTGATCGCCGCCCGGGGACGTGCCCCGATTCTGCCCGCCGGCATCAGCCGCGACGGGGACCGCTGGATCGTGCGTTTCGGAGAACCGATCTCGGCGCAGGGCGGCATCAAGGCGGTTACCGGCGAGCTGGGCGAGCGCCTGCTGGAGCTGGCCCAGCCGGTGGGCGACCGGCTGTGA
- a CDS encoding SDR family oxidoreductase produces the protein MNLAVIGAAGGVGRRVVAQATRAGYAVRGLVRRQEQADMLALYGAEPVLGDLSAGWEPVLSGADAVVWAAGAGAGGNFQAIDGDALIQLVQTLEERGPRRLVAVSSVGVDRPEQMPPFLQAVLRVKAESDGRVQRSALDWTVVRPGGLTDDPGAGQVTVGRSLPGGRTTRDDVAAVVLACLHLPSTVGRTFEVTSGGKSISEALREL, from the coding sequence ATGAACCTTGCAGTGATCGGCGCGGCGGGCGGTGTGGGCCGCCGGGTGGTGGCCCAGGCGACCAGAGCGGGATACGCGGTGCGCGGACTGGTGCGCCGCCAGGAGCAGGCCGACATGCTCGCGCTGTACGGCGCCGAGCCGGTCCTGGGCGACCTGAGTGCTGGGTGGGAGCCCGTGCTGAGCGGCGCGGACGCCGTGGTCTGGGCGGCGGGGGCGGGGGCAGGTGGAAATTTTCAGGCCATTGACGGCGACGCCCTGATTCAGCTGGTGCAGACCCTGGAGGAGCGCGGCCCGCGCCGACTGGTGGCGGTCAGCAGCGTGGGCGTGGACCGGCCCGAGCAGATGCCGCCCTTCTTGCAGGCGGTGCTGCGCGTCAAGGCGGAGTCGGACGGGCGGGTGCAGCGCAGCGCCCTGGACTGGACGGTGGTGCGTCCCGGCGGCCTGACCGATGACCCCGGCGCCGGGCAGGTCACGGTCGGGCGGTCGCTGCCCGGCGGCAGGACCACGCGCGACGACGTGGCCGCCGTGGTCCTGGCGTGCCTGCACCTGCCCTCCACCGTGGGCCGGACCTTCGAGGTGACCTCGGGCGGAAAGAGCATTTCCGAGGCGTTGCGCGAGCTGTAG
- a CDS encoding ABC transporter ATP-binding protein yields the protein MDLQPDTPVRSGPLEAANLHVHAGSFPAIRGVQARFEAGSFSAVIGPNGAGKSTLLRALLGLNRPEAGEVRLFGRPLAHWSRPERSRALAYLAQSEELPGDTRVRDVVALGRGAGDWRFGLLPGRPWTAADEAAVDSALARTDTRRFEARRVSELSGGERQRVALARALAGEPRFLLLDEPTNHLDLAYALEVMRYLRCEVAGGLGVVAVLHDLNLASRADTLLLLHQGKVLAAGAPHEVLTPQNLLAAYGVRVRVVRDADRLLVIPED from the coding sequence ATGGATCTCCAACCCGACACGCCGGTCCGGTCCGGCCCGCTGGAGGCCGCCAACCTGCACGTTCACGCCGGCAGCTTCCCGGCAATCCGGGGTGTGCAGGCCCGCTTCGAAGCAGGCTCCTTCTCGGCGGTCATCGGGCCGAACGGTGCGGGCAAAAGTACATTGCTGCGCGCGCTGCTGGGCCTGAACAGGCCGGAAGCGGGCGAGGTCCGCCTGTTCGGGCGGCCGCTGGCCCACTGGAGCCGCCCCGAACGGTCGCGGGCGCTGGCGTACCTGGCCCAGAGCGAGGAGCTGCCCGGAGACACCCGGGTGCGGGACGTGGTCGCTCTGGGACGCGGCGCGGGCGACTGGCGGTTCGGGCTGCTGCCCGGCCGGCCGTGGACTGCGGCCGATGAGGCGGCGGTGGACAGCGCCCTGGCCCGCACCGACACCCGCCGCTTCGAGGCACGCCGGGTTTCGGAACTCTCGGGCGGCGAGCGGCAGCGGGTCGCCCTGGCCCGTGCACTGGCCGGTGAGCCGCGCTTCTTGCTGCTGGACGAACCCACCAACCACCTGGACCTGGCCTACGCGCTGGAGGTGATGCGCTACCTGCGCTGCGAGGTCGCCGGCGGGCTGGGGGTGGTGGCGGTGCTGCACGACCTGAATCTGGCCTCCCGGGCCGACACGCTGCTGCTGCTGCACCAGGGGAAGGTGCTCGCCGCCGGAGCTCCACACGAGGTTCTGACGCCCCAGAACCTGCTTGCGGCCTACGGCGTGCGCGTCAGGGTGGTCCGCGATGCAGACCGGCTGCTCGTTATCCCCGAGGATTGA
- a CDS encoding DNA-3-methyladenine glycosylase family protein, translated as MTVFTAPLSHHADAAAHLSHDPTMREVIARNGDLPVLTPTSDPFGTLIRSVGGQQLSVKAAASIHARLLERLGPLTPGTLLRTPGEDLRAVGLSWAKVRTVQAIAEAAQDGTVDFAHLAALPDEAVVDELLPLPGIGRWTAEMFLMFALARPDVFSSGDLALRQGLARLYPGVPAPDVTARWAPYRTLAARYLWADNHRVRAGGAPLTG; from the coding sequence ATGACCGTCTTCACCGCACCCCTGAGCCACCACGCCGACGCCGCCGCGCACCTCTCGCACGACCCGACGATGCGCGAGGTGATCGCGCGCAACGGCGACCTGCCCGTCCTGACGCCGACCTCCGACCCCTTTGGCACGCTGATCCGCTCGGTGGGGGGACAGCAGCTCAGCGTGAAGGCCGCCGCGAGCATCCACGCCCGGCTGCTGGAACGGCTGGGTCCCCTGACGCCCGGAACCCTGCTGCGCACCCCCGGCGAGGACCTGCGGGCGGTGGGCCTGTCGTGGGCCAAGGTGAGGACCGTGCAGGCCATTGCAGAGGCGGCCCAGGACGGCACGGTGGATTTTGCTCACCTGGCCGCCCTGCCGGATGAAGCCGTCGTGGACGAGCTGCTGCCGCTGCCCGGCATCGGGCGCTGGACCGCAGAGATGTTCCTGATGTTTGCCCTGGCCCGGCCCGACGTGTTCAGTTCCGGGGACCTGGCCCTGCGCCAGGGGCTGGCGCGGCTGTACCCCGGCGTGCCCGCTCCCGACGTCACTGCCCGCTGGGCCCCCTACCGCACGCTGGCGGCGCGTTATCTGTGGGCCGACAACCACCGCGTCCGGGCGGGCGGAGCGCCGCTGACCGGCTGA
- a CDS encoding (2Fe-2S) ferredoxin domain-containing protein, which produces MPPRYFKTSGHLLVCQGPNCQARGSALLYKALWNHLERASLAYYKTGGSVRLTESGCLGSCSFGPSVCVYRQTAAGLEEGWYAAVDFPQAARLAQTVHDGAALPEEGRYGPEPAPQETAVRGGR; this is translated from the coding sequence ATGCCTCCCAGATACTTCAAGACCTCCGGCCACCTGCTTGTCTGTCAGGGCCCGAACTGTCAGGCCCGCGGCTCGGCGCTGCTGTACAAAGCCCTCTGGAACCATCTGGAACGCGCCTCGCTGGCCTACTACAAGACCGGCGGCAGCGTGCGCCTGACCGAAAGCGGCTGCCTGGGTTCATGCAGCTTCGGCCCCAGCGTGTGCGTGTACCGCCAGACGGCGGCGGGGCTGGAGGAGGGCTGGTACGCCGCCGTGGACTTCCCGCAGGCCGCCCGCCTCGCCCAAACCGTGCATGACGGGGCGGCGCTGCCGGAAGAGGGCCGCTACGGCCCGGAGCCGGCGCCGCAGGAAACTGCGGTGCGCGGCGGGCGCTAG
- a CDS encoding adenylate kinase has translation MTQPKNKVVIFLGPPGAGKGTQAERLAREQDLVKISTGDILRDHVERGTPLGQQVAPLLNAGKLVPDQILMALIRDRLADMEHVRVIFDGFPRTEAQAQELDMLLEELGAPVNAVPLLEVPTELLIERIVERGRQAAQSGGSVRSDDTEEVARHRQEVYREQTQPLIDYYSARGHLAHVDGVGTQDEVFARILASMTQRK, from the coding sequence GTGACTCAACCGAAAAACAAAGTCGTCATCTTCCTGGGTCCGCCCGGAGCCGGCAAGGGCACGCAGGCCGAGCGGCTGGCCCGTGAGCAGGATCTCGTCAAGATCAGCACCGGGGACATCCTGCGCGACCACGTGGAGCGCGGCACGCCGCTGGGCCAGCAGGTGGCGCCCCTGCTCAACGCGGGCAAGCTGGTGCCCGACCAGATCCTGATGGCCCTGATCCGCGACCGTCTGGCCGACATGGAACACGTGCGCGTGATCTTCGACGGCTTTCCGCGCACCGAGGCGCAGGCGCAGGAACTGGACATGCTGCTGGAAGAACTGGGCGCGCCGGTCAATGCGGTGCCGCTGCTGGAAGTGCCCACCGAACTGCTGATTGAGCGCATCGTGGAGCGCGGACGGCAGGCGGCCCAGAGTGGGGGTTCGGTCCGCAGCGACGACACCGAGGAAGTGGCCCGCCACCGCCAGGAGGTGTACCGCGAGCAGACCCAGCCGCTGATCGATTACTACAGCGCGCGCGGCCATCTGGCGCATGTGGACGGCGTGGGCACCCAGGATGAGGTGTTTGCCCGCATCCTGGCCTCGATGACCCAGCGCAAGTAA
- the secY gene encoding preprotein translocase subunit SecY produces the protein MLRAFRDAFRIPDLQRKIVFTLLLLAVYRLGSAIPTPGVNSAALSQANSGGLFGLISMISGGNLSQFSIFALGVLPYITASIVIQLMTTTIPALEKLSKEGEEGRKKINQFTRYAAVGLGAVQALFFSLFITSNPAYIAVGWTPGLFTILVMVLTQVAGIAFTMWIGERITEVGVGNGISLIITAGIIAAYPREISATAQLFSTDQVQLLSLLAFIAIILITIAGIVYVYQGERRVPVTYARARGGAPTGATARAGGGGAGQATWLPIKVNQAGVIPVIFASAMLIIPNLIASATATRAPGVNAWISSNLVFGQPLYIALEAALIFGFTYLYNSVQFDPKRIAEQLREAGGFIPGVRPGNPTADYLGSISGRLSLWGAIFLVVLTIIPQIVQRITGITTFQFSGTGLLIIVGVALETLKQLEAQLTVRRYDGFISKGRIRGRLNN, from the coding sequence ATGCTGCGCGCCTTCCGCGACGCGTTCCGGATTCCGGATCTTCAGCGGAAGATTGTCTTCACCCTGCTGCTCCTCGCCGTGTATCGCCTGGGGAGCGCCATCCCCACCCCAGGCGTCAACAGCGCCGCCCTGAGTCAAGCGAACTCGGGCGGCCTGTTCGGCTTGATCAGCATGATCTCGGGGGGCAATCTCTCGCAGTTCTCGATCTTCGCGCTGGGCGTGCTGCCGTACATCACGGCCAGCATCGTGATTCAGCTGATGACCACCACCATCCCTGCTCTGGAAAAATTGAGCAAGGAGGGTGAGGAAGGCCGCAAGAAGATCAATCAGTTCACCCGCTACGCCGCTGTTGGATTGGGGGCGGTGCAGGCGCTGTTCTTCTCGCTGTTTATTACCAGCAACCCGGCCTACATCGCGGTGGGCTGGACGCCAGGATTGTTCACGATTCTGGTGATGGTGCTGACCCAGGTGGCGGGCATCGCCTTTACCATGTGGATCGGCGAGCGCATCACCGAGGTGGGCGTGGGCAACGGGATCTCGCTAATCATCACGGCGGGCATCATCGCCGCGTACCCGCGTGAGATCTCGGCGACCGCGCAGCTGTTCAGCACCGATCAGGTGCAGCTGCTCTCGTTGCTCGCATTCATTGCGATCATCCTGATCACCATCGCCGGCATTGTGTACGTGTATCAGGGCGAACGGCGGGTGCCGGTCACCTACGCCCGTGCACGCGGCGGCGCACCGACCGGAGCGACGGCCCGTGCGGGCGGCGGCGGAGCAGGACAGGCCACCTGGCTGCCCATCAAGGTCAACCAGGCCGGCGTGATTCCGGTGATCTTCGCCAGCGCCATGTTGATCATTCCCAACCTGATCGCCAGCGCCACGGCGACCCGTGCGCCGGGCGTGAATGCCTGGATCAGCTCCAACCTGGTGTTCGGGCAGCCGCTGTACATTGCGCTGGAAGCCGCGCTGATCTTCGGTTTCACGTACCTGTACAACAGCGTGCAGTTCGACCCCAAGCGCATTGCCGAGCAGCTGCGCGAGGCGGGCGGCTTCATTCCCGGCGTGCGGCCTGGTAACCCCACCGCCGATTACCTGGGCAGCATCAGCGGCCGCCTGAGCCTGTGGGGCGCGATCTTCCTGGTCGTGCTGACCATCATTCCGCAGATCGTGCAGCGCATCACCGGCATCACCACCTTCCAGTTTTCCGGCACCGGTCTGCTGATCATCGTGGGGGTGGCGCTCGAGACCCTCAAACAGCTCGAAGCGCAGCTCACCGTACGCCGCTACGACGGCTTTATCAGCAAGGGCCGCATTCGCGGACGCCTGAACAACTGA
- a CDS encoding flavin reductase family protein yields MTSPAFTHFDLTVLPAGARYKLLTATVVPRPIAWVCTLGPGGVPNLAPYSFFGLMGSDPPVVAFAPGDRPNGTPKDTALNIAAGGEFSVNLVSADLAAAMNATATEFPHGMGEPVTLNIALEAGKKIAVPRVTASPATLECREVQTVVIGHTRVILGEVLGLSLRADAVLDAGRHHLDTAALDLIGRMGGRGGYTRTRDGFQVDRVTYAEWLKREAQQPEAPHSEIQRPEL; encoded by the coding sequence ATGACCTCGCCTGCCTTCACGCACTTTGACCTGACGGTCCTGCCCGCCGGGGCGCGCTACAAGCTGCTTACCGCCACGGTGGTGCCGCGGCCCATCGCCTGGGTCTGCACGCTGGGTCCGGGCGGCGTCCCCAACCTGGCCCCGTACAGCTTCTTCGGACTGATGGGCTCGGACCCGCCGGTGGTGGCCTTTGCGCCCGGGGACCGTCCGAACGGTACTCCCAAGGACACCGCCCTGAACATTGCGGCGGGCGGCGAGTTCAGCGTGAATCTGGTCAGCGCTGATCTCGCCGCAGCTATGAATGCCACCGCCACCGAATTTCCGCACGGCATGGGCGAGCCGGTCACGCTGAACATCGCGCTGGAGGCGGGAAAAAAGATTGCGGTGCCGCGCGTGACCGCCAGCCCCGCCACGCTGGAGTGCCGTGAGGTACAGACCGTGGTGATTGGACATACCCGCGTCATCCTGGGCGAGGTGCTGGGCCTGAGCCTGCGCGCCGACGCCGTGCTGGATGCCGGGCGTCATCACCTGGACACAGCGGCGCTGGACCTGATCGGCCGCATGGGGGGCCGGGGCGGGTACACCCGGACCCGCGACGGATTTCAGGTGGACCGCGTGACCTATGCGGAGTGGCTGAAGCGTGAGGCGCAGCAGCCAGAAGCGCCGCACTCGGAAATACAGCGGCCGGAATTGTGA
- a CDS encoding YbaY family lipoprotein, with translation MNRVLTTALSLITLGLLTTAPAQTQIGNVTLTPAKAPAVSMAASYAGEDVPSGWSEIKGRVTGPNGSALRLPAGSEVRVTVLDTTAARILLDVSFGTTRLSTPYQLVYNPVRLSDTHEYVVRAEIVDARGKVLYRSADAALPSARRAALNLAVRPR, from the coding sequence ATGAACCGAGTTCTGACCACTGCCCTCAGCCTGATCACCCTGGGCCTGCTGACCACAGCGCCCGCCCAGACCCAGATCGGCAACGTGACCCTGACCCCGGCCAAGGCGCCGGCGGTGAGCATGGCGGCCAGCTACGCCGGCGAGGATGTGCCGAGCGGCTGGAGCGAGATCAAGGGGCGCGTAACTGGACCCAACGGCAGTGCGCTGCGTCTGCCCGCCGGCAGCGAGGTCCGCGTGACGGTGCTGGACACCACGGCAGCCAGGATCCTGCTCGACGTGTCCTTCGGGACCACGCGGCTGAGCACGCCGTATCAGCTGGTGTACAACCCGGTGCGTCTGTCGGACACGCACGAGTACGTTGTCCGCGCCGAGATCGTGGACGCCCGCGGCAAGGTGCTGTACCGCAGCGCCGACGCGGCTCTGCCCAGCGCCCGCCGCGCCGCCCTGAACCTGGCGGTGCGGCCCCGCTGA